The genomic window GGCAGCCTGGCCGCCCGCAGCCGCTCCATCCAGGCGAAGACCTCCTCCACCGCGTCGCTGCCGTCGGTGCGGTCCAGCGGCAGGTGGATCGCGAAGCCCTCCAGGCGGACGTCGTCGATCGCGGTGTGCAGCTTGCCCAGGTCCTCCTCGGCCACCCCGTGCCGCCGCATCGAGCTCATCACCTCGATGACGACCCGGGCGCCGACCAGCCCGCGCACGCCCTCCACCGAGGAGACCGAGCGGATCGCCCGGTCCGGCAGCGGCACCGGCTCCTCGCCGAGCCGGTAGGGGGTCAGGACGAGGATGTCGCCGCCGAAGTAGTCCTTGATCCTGGCCGCTTCGTAGGTGGTGCCCACCGCGAGCATGTCGGACCGCAGCCGGGTCGCCTCGTCGGCGAGCCGTTCGTGGCCGAAGCCGTAGCCGTTCCCCTTGCAGACCGGGACGAGACCGGGGAACTGGTCGGCCACCTGGTGCTGGTGGGCACGCCAGCGTGCGGTGTCGACATACAGGGTGAGCGCCATGGCCTGATCAGGACCTTCCTATCGGGTTGCCCCCCGGACTTCGGTCCCGAGGGAGAGTCGGCCGGTCAGCGGCGCGACATGTAGATGTCGAGTGCCTTGTGGAGCAGCTTGTTGAGCGGGAAATCCCACTCGCCCAAGTATTCGGCAGCCTGCCCGCCGGTGCCCACCTTGAACTGGATCAGACCGAACAGGTGGTCGGTCTCGTCGAGCGAGTCGCTGATGCCGCGCAGATCGTAGACGCTGGCGCCCATGGCGTACGCGTCCCGCAGCATCCGCCATTGCATGGCGTTGGAAGGACGCACCTCGCGCTTGTGGTTGGCGGAGGCGCCGTACGAATACCAGACGTGCCGGCCGACGGTGAGCATGGTGGCCGCGGCGACCGCCTCGCCCTCGTGCACGGCCAGGTAGAGCCGCATCCGGTTGGCGTCCTCGGCATTGAGCTTGGTCCACATGCGCTGGAAGTACGACAGCGGGCGCGGGCGGAACTGGTCGCGCACCGCGGTGATCTCGTACAGCTGCTGCCAGGCCGGCAGGTCGTCGTAGCCGCCCTGGATGACCTGGACCCCGGCCTTCTCGGCCTTCTTGATGTTGCGGCGCCACAGCTGGTTGAAGTTCTTCAGGATGTCGTCGAGCGAGCGGTTCTCCAGCGGCACCTGGTAGACGTAGCGCGGCTGCACGTCGCCGAAGCCGGCGCCGCCGTCCTCGCCCTGCTGCCAGCCCATCCGGCGCAGCCGCTCGGCCACCTCGAAGGCGCGCGGCTCGATGAAGTCGGCCTCGACGTCACGCAGCCGCTTGATGTCGGGGTCGGCGATGCCCGCCTTGATCGTGTTGGCGTCCCACCGGCGGATTATCACCGGCGGACCCATCTTGACGGTGAAGGCGCCCTGCTGCTTCAGGTGCCGGAGCATCGGCTGCAGCCACTCGTCGAGATTGGGCGCGTACCAGTTGATGACCGGGCCCTCGGGCATATAGGCCAGATAGCGCTTGACCTTGGGCAGCTGCCGGTAGAGGACCAGGCCCACGCCGACGAGCTGGCCGCCCTTGACCGGCTGGCCGGGCTGCTCGTCGAACCAGCCGAGACTCTCCGACCGCCACTCGGACTTCACGTCGGCCCATGCCGGGACCTGGCAGTGGCTCGCCGAGGGCAGGCTCTGGATGTAGGCCAGGTG from Streptomyces sp. NBC_01198 includes these protein-coding regions:
- a CDS encoding lipid II:glycine glycyltransferase FemX; amino-acid sequence: MSLTLRTISREQHLAYIQSLPSASHCQVPAWADVKSEWRSESLGWFDEQPGQPVKGGQLVGVGLVLYRQLPKVKRYLAYMPEGPVINWYAPNLDEWLQPMLRHLKQQGAFTVKMGPPVIIRRWDANTIKAGIADPDIKRLRDVEADFIEPRAFEVAERLRRMGWQQGEDGGAGFGDVQPRYVYQVPLENRSLDDILKNFNQLWRRNIKKAEKAGVQVIQGGYDDLPAWQQLYEITAVRDQFRPRPLSYFQRMWTKLNAEDANRMRLYLAVHEGEAVAAATMLTVGRHVWYSYGASANHKREVRPSNAMQWRMLRDAYAMGASVYDLRGISDSLDETDHLFGLIQFKVGTGGQAAEYLGEWDFPLNKLLHKALDIYMSRR
- a CDS encoding alanine racemase; the encoded protein is MALTLYVDTARWRAHQHQVADQFPGLVPVCKGNGYGFGHERLADEATRLRSDMLAVGTTYEAARIKDYFGGDILVLTPYRLGEEPVPLPDRAIRSVSSVEGVRGLVGARVVIEVMSSMRRHGVAEEDLGKLHTAIDDVRLEGFAIHLPLDRTDGSDAVEEVFAWMERLRAARLPLHTMFVSHLKATEQAALQQQFPQTRFRARIGTRMWLGDHDATEYRGAVLDVTRIAKGERYGYRQEKATDNGHLVVVAGGTSHGVGLEAPKALHGLMPRAKGVARAGLATVNRNLSPFVWAGKQRWFAEPPHMQVSILFLPGDVAPPAVGDELVAHLRHTTTQFDRIVDRQAS